The Lacrimispora xylanolytica genome has a segment encoding these proteins:
- a CDS encoding ABC transporter substrate-binding protein → MKKRGLAALLCAVLAATTIAGCSSATGNSASTEKGVSSAGKKAMEVGGDNVTTLNVWTFIELHQDFYVAMAEKWNEAHPDKKVKLVLSNMPYDDMHNKLSLALESGEGAPDIVDIELGKFPAYMVGKIGLMELNDVIAPYKDNIVKSRLDIYSKDGKEYGLPTHVGTTVAFYNEKLLNDAGINYKDIKTWDQFKEAGVKYHEATGKYFACVETSAQWMVNLMLAQKGGDYIDKDGKLNIASKEMEEVLEYIKGMQETGAFATIPGGQPDNEEAYPFYNSGDYAVQIMPFWQTSRFVNYMTDIKKQVAIAPVPVFSESDGEVATIGGGGTGTAIIKSGKNAQLAAEVMAFIKLSEESNKEVWNVLGFDPVNTAVWNDTSLTQNPDNKFIQYFTNYPFDTLIKTKDSIGILQAYTDEKYPSINNEFCNVTLNSIFEDGMDVKEALLQSQQTLDNEFKEK, encoded by the coding sequence ATGAAAAAACGGGGATTAGCAGCATTGTTATGTGCAGTATTGGCAGCCACTACGATTGCAGGTTGTAGTTCTGCAACGGGGAATTCGGCATCTACGGAAAAAGGAGTTTCATCTGCGGGGAAAAAAGCCATGGAAGTAGGGGGAGATAATGTAACCACATTAAATGTATGGACGTTTATTGAACTTCATCAGGATTTCTATGTCGCGATGGCGGAGAAGTGGAATGAAGCTCATCCAGATAAAAAGGTGAAGCTGGTCTTAAGCAACATGCCTTATGATGACATGCATAACAAATTGTCTCTTGCACTGGAATCAGGGGAAGGGGCTCCTGATATTGTGGATATCGAGCTTGGAAAGTTCCCGGCATATATGGTTGGGAAAATAGGGCTAATGGAGCTGAATGATGTGATTGCACCTTATAAGGACAATATTGTTAAGTCCAGATTAGATATTTACTCCAAGGATGGAAAAGAATATGGCCTGCCAACCCATGTAGGAACTACCGTAGCATTTTATAATGAAAAACTGCTTAATGATGCGGGCATCAACTATAAGGATATTAAGACCTGGGATCAGTTTAAGGAAGCTGGTGTAAAATACCATGAAGCCACCGGTAAGTACTTCGCCTGTGTCGAGACTTCTGCCCAGTGGATGGTAAATCTGATGCTGGCCCAGAAGGGTGGGGATTACATTGATAAGGATGGTAAGCTTAATATTGCAAGCAAAGAAATGGAAGAAGTATTGGAATACATAAAAGGAATGCAGGAAACGGGTGCATTTGCAACGATTCCTGGAGGACAGCCGGATAATGAAGAGGCATATCCTTTCTATAATTCCGGAGATTATGCGGTTCAGATCATGCCTTTCTGGCAGACATCAAGATTTGTAAATTACATGACTGATATCAAGAAGCAAGTAGCCATTGCACCCGTACCTGTCTTTAGTGAGAGCGATGGTGAGGTTGCCACAATCGGCGGTGGTGGAACTGGTACTGCAATTATTAAAAGCGGAAAGAACGCTCAGCTTGCTGCAGAGGTTATGGCTTTTATTAAGCTTTCCGAAGAATCCAACAAGGAAGTCTGGAATGTGTTAGGCTTTGACCCTGTTAATACGGCTGTATGGAATGACACCTCCCTGACACAGAACCCTGATAACAAATTCATTCAGTACTTTACAAATTATCCATTTGATACACTTATAAAAACCAAGGACAGCATAGGGATCCTGCAGGCTTATACGGATGAAAAGTATCCATCCATTAATAACGAATTCTGCAATGTCACTTTAAACAGTATTTTTGAAGATGGTATGGATGTGAAGGAAGCACTTCTTCAGTCACAGCAGACCCTTGACAATGAATTCAAAGAAAAGTGA
- a CDS encoding carbohydrate ABC transporter permease, which yields MNKQGSEKLHSSRGRKRYASVALIILFSILALLIILPIWVMFVASFKPGSDLLQYGLNLDINVSRMNLDNYILLFTGQHEYWKWFFNSICLTIITVLSTLIISAFVGYGFAAYEFKGKKFLFLLVLLILSIPLEVVMLPLYKQMSAWKMMDSFTAVVLPFVAHASTIFFFRQYLVSIPQSLLEAGRIDGATEYGIFFRLIIPLMKPAFSAMAILNGMNAWNNYLWPLLVIRSSEKYPLTLGLNTLINPYGDNYSLLVVGSVFSVIPIFILFVAFQKYFIEGMMAGAVKG from the coding sequence ATGAACAAACAAGGCAGTGAAAAATTACATAGCAGCAGGGGACGGAAACGTTATGCTTCCGTAGCGCTTATCATTTTATTTTCCATTCTGGCTCTTCTTATCATTCTCCCTATCTGGGTGATGTTTGTAGCCAGCTTTAAACCGGGCAGTGATCTTTTGCAGTATGGTCTTAATCTCGATATCAATGTTTCCAGAATGAATCTTGATAATTACATTCTGTTATTTACCGGGCAGCATGAATACTGGAAATGGTTTTTTAACAGCATTTGCCTCACAATAATAACTGTTTTAAGTACTCTGATCATCAGTGCCTTTGTAGGCTATGGCTTTGCTGCTTATGAGTTCAAGGGAAAAAAGTTCTTGTTTCTCCTTGTGCTTTTAATTCTTTCCATTCCTCTGGAGGTAGTAATGCTTCCGCTATACAAGCAGATGTCTGCCTGGAAGATGATGGACAGCTTTACAGCCGTGGTCCTTCCATTCGTTGCCCATGCCTCGACTATATTCTTCTTTCGTCAGTATTTGGTCAGCATTCCCCAGTCCCTGTTAGAAGCCGGAAGAATCGATGGAGCTACGGAGTATGGAATCTTTTTCCGGCTGATCATCCCTCTTATGAAGCCGGCCTTTTCTGCTATGGCAATCTTAAATGGAATGAATGCGTGGAATAATTATCTGTGGCCGCTTTTGGTAATCCGCTCTTCTGAAAAGTATCCTTTGACATTAGGACTTAATACACTCATAAATCCGTATGGAGATAACTACAGCCTTCTGGTGGTTGGCTCTGTGTTTTCCGTAATACCAATATTTATACTCTTTGTGGCATTCCAGAAATACTTTATAGAAGGAATGATGGCAGGAGCCGTGAAAGGATAA
- a CDS encoding nucleoside kinase, protein MAIVTIHGAAKEYPKGTTYQEIAREFQPQYESDILLVSINGKLRELHKTVQFDCNLNFFTGNDQPGIQTYHRSAIFLMLKAFYDIVGAEKIEKVTVDFSLGNGYYIEPHGDMALSQSLIDRVKIRMQEYVSQEIPIMKRSVNTDDAIELFHKHRMYDKERLFRYRRVSRVNIYSIGGFEDYFYGYMVQNTGYIKYFDLVLFDEGFMLMLPQKDNPKEVPAFEPEKKKKLFQVLKESVKWGKCLDVSHVGSLNEKIAAGKLNELILIQEALQEKKIAEIAAKIGADRSKKFVMIAGPSSSGKTSFSHRLSIQLKAQGMNPHPIAADDYFVNRVNSPKNPDGSYNFEVLESLDVEQFNKDMTALLAGETVEMPRYQFKTGEREYRGDYLTLGKDDILVIEGIHCLNDKLSYTLPQESKFRIYVSALTQLNIDEHNRIPTTDCRLIRRMVRDARTRGASAQDTIRMWPTVRNGEESYIFPFQESADMMFNSATVYELAVLKQFAEPLLFGIPRESPEYMEAKRLLKFLDYFLGVNSEDIPRNSIVREFIGGSCFRV, encoded by the coding sequence ATGGCAATTGTAACGATTCATGGAGCAGCAAAGGAATACCCCAAGGGAACCACATATCAGGAGATCGCAAGGGAGTTTCAGCCCCAGTACGAAAGTGATATTTTACTTGTCAGCATTAATGGCAAATTAAGAGAGCTTCATAAAACCGTACAGTTTGACTGCAATTTAAATTTCTTTACTGGTAATGACCAGCCTGGAATTCAGACCTACCACAGAAGTGCGATTTTTCTTATGTTGAAAGCATTTTACGATATTGTAGGTGCTGAAAAAATTGAAAAAGTTACAGTGGACTTTTCTCTTGGGAATGGCTATTACATTGAACCCCACGGAGATATGGCTCTTTCGCAGAGCTTAATCGACCGTGTAAAAATTCGAATGCAGGAATACGTAAGCCAGGAAATTCCCATTATGAAACGGAGTGTGAATACAGACGATGCCATTGAGCTGTTTCATAAGCATCGTATGTACGATAAAGAGCGCCTATTTCGTTACCGCCGGGTTTCCAGGGTCAATATCTACAGCATAGGCGGATTTGAGGATTATTTCTACGGTTATATGGTTCAGAATACAGGCTATATCAAGTATTTTGATCTGGTATTATTTGATGAGGGATTTATGCTTATGCTGCCTCAAAAGGATAATCCCAAAGAAGTTCCGGCCTTTGAGCCGGAGAAAAAGAAAAAGCTTTTTCAGGTTTTAAAGGAAAGTGTGAAATGGGGCAAATGCCTGGATGTATCCCATGTAGGATCATTGAATGAAAAGATTGCGGCAGGGAAGCTCAATGAACTGATTCTGATTCAGGAAGCGCTGCAGGAGAAGAAGATCGCAGAGATAGCAGCCAAAATCGGAGCAGACCGGAGCAAAAAGTTTGTTATGATTGCAGGTCCTTCTTCCTCTGGAAAAACCAGCTTCTCCCATCGTCTGTCTATACAGCTGAAGGCACAGGGCATGAATCCTCACCCCATCGCGGCCGACGACTATTTTGTGAATCGGGTGAACAGTCCGAAAAATCCTGACGGAAGCTACAATTTTGAGGTACTGGAAAGCCTTGATGTGGAACAGTTTAACAAGGATATGACAGCACTCCTTGCCGGGGAAACGGTAGAGATGCCAAGATATCAGTTTAAAACAGGGGAAAGGGAGTACCGGGGAGATTATCTTACCTTGGGAAAGGACGATATTCTGGTCATAGAAGGCATCCACTGTCTCAATGACAAACTATCCTATACCTTACCTCAGGAAAGTAAATTCCGTATTTATGTCAGTGCCCTTACCCAGCTTAACATTGATGAGCATAACCGGATTCCAACCACAGACTGCCGGCTGATTCGTCGTATGGTCCGGGATGCCAGAACAAGAGGTGCATCTGCCCAGGATACCATACGGATGTGGCCTACGGTAAGGAATGGAGAGGAGTCTTATATCTTCCCCTTCCAGGAATCAGCGGATATGATGTTTAACTCTGCTACGGTCTATGAGCTTGCGGTATTAAAGCAGTTTGCAGAGCCGCTTTTATTTGGCATTCCAAGAGAATCTCCGGAATATATGGAGGCAAAACGTTTGTTGAAATTCCTGGATTATTTTCTGGGAGTCAACAGCGAAGACATTCCCCGTAATTCCATTGTACGGGAATTCATAGGCGGAAGCTGCTTCAGGGTATAA
- a CDS encoding carbohydrate ABC transporter permease: MKKFFYSKKIAPYVFICPFVITVLLFWLVPIGNGVLLSFQDVLKEQWVGFDNYSRLLTDTIFLKALWNSFKYMVGTLLLLIPFPLLFASLLNSKLMKKADIFKSIYFIPALTSVVVAGTIFRLMYGEASTSLFNQVLGYFGIGPIKWLKGAGTSFFALLLLACWRWTGVNILYFLAGLQSIPSELYEAASIDGASKWQQFKKISMPLVKPTTVYVLTISIYAGLSMFIESSMLFKGNNSPNNIGLTIVGYLYRQGVEKRALGYACAVGFILLFVVMAVNIVQLKITGTFEEGRE, encoded by the coding sequence ATGAAAAAATTCTTTTATTCTAAAAAAATAGCTCCCTATGTGTTTATATGTCCTTTTGTAATCACTGTGCTGCTGTTCTGGCTGGTACCCATAGGTAACGGCGTGCTTTTAAGCTTTCAGGATGTGCTGAAAGAGCAATGGGTTGGATTTGACAATTATTCCAGGCTCCTTACGGATACCATATTTTTAAAAGCATTATGGAACAGCTTTAAATATATGGTGGGAACCTTGCTTCTTCTCATTCCATTTCCCTTATTATTTGCCTCATTGCTCAATAGTAAGCTGATGAAAAAAGCAGACATATTCAAATCCATCTATTTCATTCCGGCTTTGACCTCTGTGGTGGTGGCTGGTACTATTTTCCGGCTGATGTATGGGGAAGCTTCCACGTCATTATTTAACCAGGTCCTGGGATACTTCGGTATAGGGCCCATAAAGTGGCTCAAAGGAGCGGGAACCAGTTTCTTCGCCCTTCTTTTACTGGCATGCTGGAGATGGACCGGGGTAAATATTCTTTATTTTCTTGCCGGTCTTCAAAGCATTCCCTCTGAACTATATGAGGCAGCCTCCATTGATGGCGCTTCCAAGTGGCAGCAGTTTAAAAAAATATCCATGCCTCTGGTGAAACCAACTACGGTTTATGTACTTACTATCAGCATTTACGCAGGCTTATCCATGTTTATTGAGAGCAGCATGTTGTTTAAGGGCAATAACTCCCCCAATAACATAGGACTGACGATTGTTGGTTATCTCTACCGGCAGGGAGTGGAGAAAAGGGCTTTAGGCTATGCCTGTGCAGTGGGATTCATTCTTTTGTTCGTTGTTATGGCGGTCAATATCGTACAGTTAAAGATTACGGGAACCTTTGAAGAGGGGAGAGAATGA
- a CDS encoding family 43 glycosylhydrolase, with the protein MDKNNYRKTLYNEPFIRNRADPYIYRHVDGTCYFTASVPEYDRIILRRSSTLLGLKDEREITVWEKHKKGIMGAHIWAPEIHYINGGWYIYFAAGETENIWEIRPYVLECLDEDPITGEWKELGMMEPFDEYTFRDFSLDMTVFEHKGAWYCVWAEKVSSGKKISNLYIAGMESPCKLSTEQVTLSAPDYDWERVGFWVNEGPGVLKHEDKIYITYSASATGECYCMGMLSIKADENLMDKNAWKKERTPVFQTDRENGIFGPGHNTFVKDDDGNRDIMVYHARQYDEITGDPLYDPNRHTYLMEVGWNQGKPVFDVEHNMKP; encoded by the coding sequence ATGGACAAAAATAATTACAGAAAGACCCTCTATAATGAACCGTTTATACGCAATCGGGCAGATCCTTACATATACCGCCATGTGGATGGCACCTGCTATTTTACTGCTTCCGTCCCTGAGTATGACAGAATTATACTTCGCCGTTCCAGTACTTTGTTAGGTCTGAAGGACGAAAGGGAAATTACGGTCTGGGAAAAACACAAAAAGGGAATCATGGGAGCACATATCTGGGCACCTGAGATTCATTATATCAATGGAGGCTGGTATATTTATTTTGCAGCAGGGGAAACAGAAAATATCTGGGAAATCCGTCCCTATGTTCTGGAGTGCCTGGATGAAGATCCCATAACCGGAGAGTGGAAGGAACTTGGGATGATGGAGCCCTTTGATGAATATACCTTCCGGGACTTTTCCCTGGACATGACAGTATTTGAGCACAAGGGTGCCTGGTACTGTGTCTGGGCGGAAAAGGTCAGTTCAGGGAAAAAGATATCAAATCTCTATATTGCGGGAATGGAGTCGCCGTGTAAACTGTCTACAGAGCAGGTGACCTTGTCCGCCCCTGATTACGATTGGGAGAGGGTAGGCTTTTGGGTCAATGAAGGGCCTGGAGTATTAAAGCATGAGGATAAGATTTATATTACGTATTCCGCAAGCGCAACCGGAGAATGTTACTGCATGGGAATGCTTAGCATTAAGGCCGATGAAAATCTTATGGATAAAAATGCGTGGAAAAAGGAACGGACGCCTGTATTTCAAACGGATAGAGAAAATGGAATCTTTGGTCCTGGTCATAATACCTTTGTAAAGGATGATGATGGAAACAGAGATATTATGGTTTATCATGCCAGACAGTACGATGAGATTACAGGTGACCCCCTTTATGATCCCAACCGTCATACTTATTTAATGGAAGTTGGCTGGAATCAGGGAAAGCCGGTATTTGATGTTGAGCATAATATGAAGCCGTAA
- a CDS encoding LacI family DNA-binding transcriptional regulator produces the protein MATIKELAKSCGVSVATVSNILNNKPGASETTRKLVLEMAEKLNYTPNIVAKNLKMQKTRSIGVIAEDMTIFSIPDIIDGITDYCQEQDYQILLTNLRLFKKYNDTYYNREDYFDLVRLEIKKLMEKQVEGIIYVAAHERIIRCIPDTLPIPAIMAYGYSKSDKIPSIVVDDVHGAAKILEYMVSNGHKRIGVITGKPDSLHAQARLVGYQKILFENGILYDPSLVMEGDWTRISGYRCASQLLDKGVSAIFCMNDLMAGGVYDRVDEMGLKAGIDVSIAGYDGRELSGYYRPPLTTVSLPLHDIGHKASELMIDLINGTVIDAGPENVCYVGCELQVRKSVKDIT, from the coding sequence ATGGCAACAATAAAAGAACTGGCAAAAAGCTGCGGTGTTTCAGTCGCCACGGTATCAAATATTTTAAACAACAAGCCTGGTGCAAGTGAAACAACAAGAAAACTGGTTTTGGAAATGGCAGAAAAGTTAAATTATACTCCCAATATAGTGGCTAAAAATCTAAAGATGCAGAAGACCAGAAGCATTGGAGTCATAGCTGAGGATATGACAATTTTCAGCATTCCGGATATCATTGACGGGATCACGGATTATTGTCAGGAACAGGATTATCAGATCCTTCTGACTAATTTAAGGCTGTTTAAAAAATACAATGATACGTATTACAATCGTGAGGATTATTTTGATCTTGTAAGACTTGAAATTAAAAAGCTGATGGAAAAACAGGTGGAAGGTATCATATATGTTGCAGCTCATGAGAGAATCATTCGCTGCATTCCAGATACTCTACCCATACCCGCGATTATGGCTTATGGCTATTCTAAAAGTGACAAGATACCATCCATCGTCGTAGATGATGTCCATGGGGCTGCAAAAATACTGGAGTATATGGTAAGTAACGGACATAAACGGATTGGCGTCATAACTGGGAAGCCTGACAGTCTCCATGCCCAGGCCAGACTGGTCGGATATCAGAAGATACTGTTTGAGAATGGAATTTTATATGACCCAAGCCTTGTGATGGAAGGAGACTGGACCCGTATATCCGGCTACCGGTGCGCCAGCCAGCTGCTGGATAAGGGAGTGTCAGCTATTTTCTGCATGAATGATTTGATGGCAGGAGGAGTTTACGACCGGGTGGATGAGATGGGACTGAAAGCGGGAATTGATGTATCCATTGCAGGATATGATGGCAGGGAATTGTCTGGCTATTACAGACCGCCGCTGACAACGGTAAGCCTTCCTCTTCATGATATTGGACATAAGGCCAGTGAGCTGATGATTGATCTTATCAACGGAACGGTTATAGATGCAGGACCAGAGAATGTATGTTACGTAGGCTGTGAACTACAGGTGCGCAAATCTGTAAAAGACATAACATGA